In Poecilia reticulata strain Guanapo linkage group LG1, Guppy_female_1.0+MT, whole genome shotgun sequence, one genomic interval encodes:
- the LOC103469612 gene encoding uncharacterized protein LOC103469612 — MTFPEGYKPLLMSLQEKEDWDEEIQDVTLKKRVELNVVTVPYGPEDVLHFSLQDLSLRQSNMADPPVAANYNPAVHHAHPMRWRRYRFATESEQFADAEEEDEEPGGSRIS, encoded by the exons ATGACCTTTCCAGAAGGCTATAAGCCACTTCTGATGTCCTTGCAAGAGAAGGAAGACTGGGACGAAGAGATCCAAGATGTCACTCTCAAAAAGAGGGTGGAGTTGAATGTAGTGACCGTGCCTTATG GTCCGGAGGATGTGCTCCACTTCTCTCTGCAGGATTTGTCACTTCGGCAGAGCAACATGGCCGATCCACCGGTGGCGGCTAATTACAATCCAGCTGTGCACCACGCACACCCGATGCGATGGCGCCGCTACCGCTTTGCCACTGAATCAGAGCAGTTTGCAGACgccgaggaggaggacgaggagccAGGCGGTAGTCGCATATCGTAA